In the Diprion similis isolate iyDipSimi1 chromosome 2, iyDipSimi1.1, whole genome shotgun sequence genome, one interval contains:
- the LOC124416303 gene encoding tubulin monoglutamylase TTLL4-like, with the protein MVKITSTEMMGGYLPSCYEDMFSEKPFIYKDVTKTLILSTKRTSKKSTSPLRESLFPLRKSLFPHVAPYVIFQLHDGKKTFFRASFPKEISEHLTWEVGTSTPWIVRKTVESSGYRLVLGTEDWCGTWSECKYAFCYKMLKRHQKMNHFPGTYEIGHKDRLWKNISRMRTRFGKQRFAFVPRTFVLPTDFEKLRRVWESNKPRNKWILKPPASSRGRGVSVVSRWTQIPRTQSFTVVQQYLSRPKLINDSKFDLRIYALVTDFDPLKIYVYSEGLVRFASARYDHADVSLTNKFIHLTNYSVNKSSTDYVSNDSMDQPKGHKWALKCLWRYLRAQQVDVDDLRTKIHDIVVKAVISGESSVHCFSRVHLAPGAKHNCFELLGFDILIDENLKPWLLEVNISPSLHAPSPLDVGVKGQLVRDVLNLVGYRLPPSVLRKMAEWHDLGFLHQDFKAAEKPLSSKEKRKQTQFMYQLDRGDSKLGSILEHLTPDDVRSLVHYEDEVARLGQFLKVFPTPRTRSYLRYFEAPRYYNLLLGAWEIAYGHNRRAGIELLRSLCAKKYHLR; encoded by the coding sequence ATGGTTAAAATAACGTCAACGGAAATGATGGGTGGATACTTACCGTCTTGTTACGAAGACATGTTCAGTGAAAAACCGTTCATCTACAAAGACGTGACGAAAACGTTGATCCTTTCGACGAAACGGACATCGAAGAAGTCGACGTCTCCGTTGCGTGAAAGCTTGTTTCCTCTGCGTAAAAGCTTGTTTCCTCACGTGGCGCCCTACGTGATATTCCAGCTCCACGACGGCAAAAAGACCTTTTTTAGGGCTTCCTTCCCGAAGGAGATATCGGAGCACCTGACCTGGGAGGTGGGAACATCGACGCCGTGGATAGTGAGGAAGACGGTTGAAAGCTCAGGGTACCGTTTGGTGCTGGGTACCGAGGACTGGTGCGGCACGTGGAGCGAGTGCAAGTACGCGTTTTGCTACAAGATGCTGAAGCGGCATCAGAAGATGAACCACTTCCCAGGCACTTACGAAATCGGACACAAGGACCGTCTCTGGAAGAACATCAGTAGGATGCGGACGAGGTTTGGAAAGCAGCGGTTCGCCTTCGTCCCGCGGACTTTCGTCCTGCCCACGGATTTCGAGAAGCTTCGAAGGGTCTGGGAGTCAAACAAGCCCAGGAACAAGTGGATCCTTAAGCCACCGGCCTCCTCCAGAGGTCGAGGAGTCTCCGTGGTCAGCCGGTGGACCCAGATTCCTCGAACGCAGAGCTTTACGGTAGTCCAGCAGTACCTGTCCAGACCAAAACTGATAAACGACTCGAAGTTCGACCTCCGGATTTACGCCCTCGTCACCGACTTCGACCCCCTCAAGATCTACGTCTACTCCGAGGGGCTGGTCAGGTTCGCAAGCGCGCGGTACGACCACGCCGACGTCAGTCTGACCAACAAGTTCATCCACCTGACGAACTACAGCGTAAACAAGTCGTCGACGGACTACGTCAGCAACGACTCGATGGACCAGCCAAAGGGGCACAAATGGGCGCTCAAGTGTCTGTGGCGGTACCTCAGGGCGCAGCAGGTCGACGTCGACGACCTGCGGACGAAAATCCACGACATAGTAGTCAAGGCCGTTATCTCGGGCGAGAGTTCGGTCCACTGCTTTTCGAGAGTGCATCTCGCACCCGGTGCGAAACACAACTGCTTCGAGCTCCTCGGGTTCGACATCCTCATCGACGAGAACCTGAAGCCCTGGCTACTCGAGGTGAACATTTCGCCTTCCTTGCACGCCCCGTCTCCTCTTGACGTCGGGGTGAAAGGTCAGCTCGTCAGAGACGTTCTGAACCTGGTTGGGTACCGTCTACCGCCTTCCGTTCTCCGGAAAATGGCCGAATGGCACGACCTTGGTTTTCTTCACCAGGACTTCAAGGCCGCTGAGAAACCGCTCAGCTCCAAGGAGAAGCGGAAACAGACGCAGTTCATGTACCAGCTGGATCGCGGGGACTCGAAACTCGGTTCCATACTCGAACATCTCACTCCCGATGACGTCAGAAGCCTCGTTCATTACGAGGACGAAGTCGCCAGGCTCGGACAATTCCTCAAGGTCTTTCCAACTCCGCGGACTCGCTCGTATCTCAGGTACTTCGAGGCACCCAGATACTACAACCTGCTCCTTGGCGCCTGGGAAATCGCTTACGGACACAATCGTAGGGCGGGTATTGAACTCCTCAGGAGTCTTTGCGCGAAAAAGTACCATCTCAGATAA
- the LOC124416304 gene encoding tubulin monoglutamylase TTLL4-like, translating to MCNLTEMKSVSTETEGGKLKNSEGLGDDARYAYIELEDLMPSQPKKLIKQDGDGDKSLKLPMRKSLFAHVPPYVIFHLYSVKMPCGLPAEITKHMQWRSPLRFMPQMIRRTVTKSGFNVVKKTENWMGSWGVPLSVMQMKVLKTFQKVNHFPGTIEICRKDRLWKNLNRMMQRFGKSEFNFTPTTYVFPEDRRRFQKFFECHGGTWITKPPSGCAGNGIRVVSRWSDIPKRCPLVVQRYVRPPRLIFGVKFDMRLYALITSVDPLLVYLYSEGLVRFATSKYVDDVHHLYDRFMHLTNTSVNKSSPTFRPNDSIDKCKGNMWSLNSLWAHLASRQRVNVPRLWERIKDIVVKTIISAESVIVRNSNANLPSPYNAFQLLGFDVMLDDNLRPWLLEVNNYPSMDPDTPLCSIVKGELARDVLNIVGFQIPDTLSDVEVKLLTERYGQSPICHDHRLYTATLTQEEKEKHEKFAGVGVRQDYVESILTTLTSDDVRRLVRYEDEATQVGGFEKIFPTRTSHRYHRFFDKLRYYNKLLDAWEETYGSNKAEGLSRLQELCKEKRHLGDFKDQTELQSVL from the coding sequence ATGTGCAATTTGACGGAGATGAAATCTGTCTCCACCGAAACCGAAGGcggaaagttaaaaaattcggaagGCCTGGGGGATGATGCAAGGTACGCGTACATCGAGCTGGAAGACTTGATGCCGAGTCAACCGAAGAAGCTGATCAAGCAGGACGGGGACGGTGATAAGAGCTTGAAATTACCGATGCGAAAGAGCCTCTTCGCCCACGTGCCGCCTTACGTGATATTCCACTTGTACAGCGTGAAGATGCCGTGCGGATTGCCGGCTGAAATCACGAAGCACATGCAGTGGCGGTCCCCGCTTCGTTTCATGCCGCAAATGATCCGCAGAACGGTGACGAAGTCGGGTTTCAACGTGGTCAAGAAGACCGAAAACTGGATGGGAAGCTGGGGCGTGCCTCTGTCGGTAATGCAGATGAAGGTGCTTAAGACGTTCCAAAAGGTGAATCACTTCCCGGGAACCATTGAAATCTGCCGAAAGGACAGACTGTGGAAGAACCTGAACAGGATGATGCAGCGGTTTGGTAAATCCGAGTTCAACTTCACACCGACTACCTACGTCTTCCCCGAGGACAGAAGGCGGTTTCAGAAGTTCTTCGAGTGTCACGGAGGGACCTGGATCACCAAGCCACCGTCCGGGTGCGCCGGGAACGGGATTCGCGTGGTCTCGAGGTGGTCCGACATCCCGAAGCGATGCCCCTTGGTTGTCCAGCGGTACGTAAGGCCACCGCGGCTCATCTTTGGCGTGAAATTTGACATGCGACTCTACGCCCTCATCACCAGCGTCGATCCCCTTTTGGTCTACCTTTACTCCGAAGGGTTGGTTCGCTTCGCGACCTCCAAATACGTCGACGATGTCCACCACCTTTACGACAGGTTCATGCACCTCACGAATACTTCGGTCAACAAGTCCAGTCCTACCTTCAGGCCCAACGACAGCATCGACAAGTGCAAAGGCAACATGTGGTCCCTCAACAGTCTATGGGCCCACCTGGCCAGCAGACAACGCGTTAACGTACCCAGACTCTGGGAGAGGATCAAGGACATCGTCGTCAAGACCATCATCTCCGCGGAGTCAGTGATCGTCCGAAACTCCAACGCCAACCTTCCGTCACCCTACAACGCCTTCCAACTCCTTGGCTTCGACGTCATGCTAGACGATAACCTCAGGCCCTGGCTTCTCGAGGTGAACAACTACCCCTCGATGGACCCCGATACTCCCTTGTGTTCCATAGTGAAGGGTGAACTGGCCAGAGACGTTTTGAACATCGTTGGATTCCAGATACCAGACACCCTTTCGGACGTGGAGGTCAAGTTACTAACCGAGAGGTACGGTCAGTCCCCGATTTGCCATGACCATCGTCTTTACACGGCGACTCTTACtcaggaggagaaggagaaacaCGAGAAATTCGCTGGGGTTGGAGTCAGACAGGATTACGTCGAGTCCATTCTCACCACCTTGACATCTGACGACGTCAGGCGGTTGGTCAGATACGAGGATGAGGCGACCCAAGTCGGTGGCTTCGAGAAGATATTTCCAACAAGAACCTCGCACAGGTATCATCGGTTCTTCGACAAGCTAAGGTATTACAACAAGCTCCTTGACGCCTGGGAGGAAACTTACGGGTCCAATAAAGCTGAGGGCTTGTCGAGACTGCAGGAATTGTGCAAGGAAAAACGTCATCTGGGTGACTTTAAGGATCAGACCGAATTGCAGAGTGTACTGTGA
- the LOC124412760 gene encoding enhancer of split mbeta protein-like isoform X2: protein MAPHTSYTPVGGMEYEEPVSRTYQYRKVMKPMLERKRRARINRCLDELKDLMVTALQAEGENVAKLEKADILELTVRHLHTLRAARRLTLTPETSYADRFREGFTQCAQEVSTFLSTPVAASAPEANTVPQNTYTPPQSPVSVASSSGESSESSTSSSLPVWRPW from the exons atggCACCGCACACCAGCTACACGCCCGTTGGAGGTATGGAGTACGAAGAACCGGTATCGCGGACTTATCAATATCGGAAGGTGATGAAGCCGATGCTGGAGCGAAAGCGAAGGGCGCGGATAAACCGCTGCCTCGACGAGCTGAAGGACCTCATGGTCACCGCGCTGCAGGCCGAGGGCGAGAACGTCGCGAAATTAGAAAAAGCCGACATCCTCGAGCTGACCGTACGGCACCTCCACACCCTGCGAGCCGCCCGCCGTCTCACCCTCACACCTGAGACCAGCTACGCCGATCGGTTCAGGGAAGGGTTCACCCAGTGCGCCCAGGAGGTCTCGACCTTCCTTTCCACCCCCGTCGCCGCCTCCG CCCCCGAGGCCAACACCGTCCCCCAGAACACCTACACGCCACCCCAGAGTCCCGTCAGCGTCGCAAGTTCGTCAGGAGAGTCATCCGAGTCGTCGACGTCATCGAGTTTGCCCGTTTGGCGACCATGGTAG
- the LOC124412701 gene encoding tubulin monoglutamylase TTLL4-like, whose protein sequence is MDVIGSDHHGIGHDVEAIGHGIVEDSECPEDDENFSHKKTIGMVGEVGAGGDKTSKPPLRRSLFAYVAPYVAFQPFETKGPTLPVEIGRHLKWRLSPITPLLVRRTLMNSGYRMVRKSQEWCGIWGKHMKSLTFKSLRESQKVNHFPGTFQLGRKDRLWRNLSRMIMKHGKKEFGFVPRTFVLPQELRGLRQAWEKAAGREKWIVKPPASARGTGIRVVHRWSQIPKKKPVIVQQYLSKPMLIGGAKFDLRLYVLVTSFNPLRMYIYPDGLVRFASEKYVDDLNCLSNRFMHLTNYSINKASATYTSNDSADSCTGHKWTIKTLWSYLREKENVDVDRLWKAMKDIVVKTMISAEASINSLTRGNVASRYCCYELFGVDILLDENLKPWLLEVNISPSLQSSSPLDIAVKAPMIRTVFNIVGYQLPPAKMPATVLEDFAKRHNLDPVRQDFRVHHISLSSAEKTKQNLFAHKRKREDYLQDIIEDLTPDDVRQLIIYEDELTQLESFEKIFPTKTSHDYFQFFDVPRYYNMLFDAWEAKYADNRTEGIARLQNLCLAKYHLTQPMKTEP, encoded by the coding sequence ATGGACGTCATAGGATCCGACCACCATGGAATCGGACACGACGTTGAAGCGATCGGACACGGGATCGTCGAGGATTCGGAGTGCCCTGAGGacgacgagaatttttcgcaCAAAAAAACGATTGGAATGGTTGGCGAGGTCGGCGCTGGTGGCGACAAGACCAGCAAACCTCCTTTGAGGCGCAGCCTCTTCGCCTACGTGGCGCCATACGTGGCCTTCCAGCCTTTCGAGACCAAGGGACCGACGTTGCCGGTGGAAATCGGTCGACACCTGAAGTGGCGTTTGAGCCCAATAACGCCGTTGCTGGTCCGCAGGACGTTGATGAACTCGGGGTACCGTATGGTGCGGAAATCGCAGGAATGGTGCGGAATCTGGGGAAAGCACATGAAGAGTCTGACCTTTAAGTCACTCCGAGAGTCACAGAAGGTGAACCACTTTCCTGGCACCTTCCAGCTCGGGAGGAAGGATCGACTGTGGCGGAACCTTAGCAGGATGATTATGAAGCACGGTAAGAAGGAGTTCGGGTTCGTTCCCAGGACCTTCGTGCTCCCGCAGGAACTCCGGGGCCTTAGACAGGCCTGGGAGAAGGCTGCCGGACGCGAAAAGTGGATCGTCAAACCACCCGCGTCAGCTCGTGGTACTGGGATTCGCGTCGTTCATCGCTGGTCTCAGATCCCGAAGAAGAAGCCCGTCATTGTCCAGCAGTACCTCTCGAAGCCGATGCTCATCGGTGGCGCGAAGTTCGACCTGAGGCTCTACGTCCTCGTGACCAGCTTCAACCCCCTCAGGATGTACATTTACCCTGACGGTTTGGTCCGCTTCGCTTCCGAGAAGTACGTCGACGATTTGAATTGTCTGAGCAACCGGTTTATGCACCTTACCAACTACAGCATCAACAAGGCGAGCGCCACCTACACCAGCAACGACAGTGCGGACTCGTGCACCGGGCACAAGTGGACCATAAAAACGCTCTGGTCGTACCTCAGAGAAAAGGAGAACGTGGACGTGGACCGTCTCTGGAAAGCGATGAAGGACATCGTCGTTAAGACCATGATCTCGGCCGAAGCCTCGATCAATTCTCTCACTCGGGGGAACGTCGCCTCGAGATACTGTTGCTACGAGTTATTCGGAGTGGACATCCTCCTCGACGAGAACCTGAAGCCGTGGTTACTCGAGGTCAACATCTCGCCTTCGCTGCAGTCCTCCTCACCGCTGGACATCGCAGTTAAAGCACCGATGATCAGGACCGTATTCAACATCGTTGGCTACCAACTTCCGCCGGCGAAGATGCCTGCCACCGTCCTCGAGGATTTCGCGAAACGACACAACCTCGACCCCGTCCGCCAGGACTTCCGAGTCCACCACATCAGCCTCAGTAGCGCAGAGAAGACCAAGCAGAACCTGTTCGCCCACAAGCGCAAGCGGGAGGACTACCTACAGGACATAATCGAGGACCTCACACCCGACGATGTTAGGCAACTGATCATCTACGAGGACGAACTCACGCAGCTCGAATCATTCGAGAAGATTTTTCCGACAAAGACCAGTCACGATTACTTCCAGTTCTTCGACGTTCCGAGGTACTACAACATGCTATTCGACGCCTGGGAGGCCAAGTACGCCGATAACAGGACCGAAGGCATCGCCAGGCTCCAAAACTTGTGCCTGGCAAAGTACCACTTGACTCAACCGATGAAAACGGAACCTTAG
- the LOC124412760 gene encoding enhancer of split mbeta protein-like isoform X1: MAPHTSYTPVGGMEYEEPVSRTYQYRKVMKPMLERKRRARINRCLDELKDLMVTALQAEGENVAKLEKADILELTVRHLHTLRAARRLTLTPETSYADRFREGFTQCAQEVSTFLSTPVAASVHPAAGAQLMRHLGGCLRRLEQPTTPVAMPTTTTTTTTAATPEANTVPQNTYTPPQSPVSVASSSGESSESSTSSSLPVWRPW; the protein is encoded by the coding sequence atggCACCGCACACCAGCTACACGCCCGTTGGAGGTATGGAGTACGAAGAACCGGTATCGCGGACTTATCAATATCGGAAGGTGATGAAGCCGATGCTGGAGCGAAAGCGAAGGGCGCGGATAAACCGCTGCCTCGACGAGCTGAAGGACCTCATGGTCACCGCGCTGCAGGCCGAGGGCGAGAACGTCGCGAAATTAGAAAAAGCCGACATCCTCGAGCTGACCGTACGGCACCTCCACACCCTGCGAGCCGCCCGCCGTCTCACCCTCACACCTGAGACCAGCTACGCCGATCGGTTCAGGGAAGGGTTCACCCAGTGCGCCCAGGAGGTCTCGACCTTCCTTTCCACCCCCGTCGCCGCCTCCGTTCACCCCGCCGCCGGTGCTCAGCTGATGCGCCACCTCGGCGGGTGTCTGAGGAGACTGGAGCAGCCCACCACCCCCGTCGCGATGCCTActactaccaccaccaccaccaccgccgCCACCCCCGAGGCCAACACCGTCCCCCAGAACACCTACACGCCACCCCAGAGTCCCGTCAGCGTCGCAAGTTCGTCAGGAGAGTCATCCGAGTCGTCGACGTCATCGAGTTTGCCCGTTTGGCGACCATGGTAG